Within Flavobacterium pisciphilum, the genomic segment TTTTATACAAGACAACTAGATATACATTAATGTCTCCTGAACCTCGTTTCTTTTCTTTTTCAATAAAATCGTATAATTTACCAATACTTAAAGTTTCTGCAATATAAACAACAGGAGTTAAGTCTTCTAAATCGAATGTAAATACCGCTTTTTTCTCTGGTGCTTTTTCAATTTTATCATCTAGCTCCCCTAGGGTTCTTTTTGTATAATCATACATCGTATAAGTACTATCCTTAGGATTCCACTGAATACGACTTGCAGTAATTTTAGAAACTAACTTTTCTCCTTTAAATTTTTCTAATGTAAAATTAAAAGCAGTCTTAGAAACATCATTAAAACTATTTACATAAATAAATTCATTGTCATTTATCTGTCTGTATACATTGGTATTATTACCATGCATAGCTTCCTTCCCTCCTCCTTTGAGATAGGTATACCGAAAATTATTAAAGCCCTCACTTGCTGCTGGAACAATATAAAATCCCATCAATAAAACAAATATCGAGACAATCGAAGCACCTATGACATAAGGCCGTAAAAATCGTGAAAAAGATATCCCTGAACTAAGTATAGCAATAACCTCTGTATTATTAGCTAATTTTGAAGTAAACCAAATTACCGATAAAAACAAAAATATCGGAAACAAAGAGTTCGCAAAGTAAATGGTAAAATTATAATAGTAGACAACAATATCCAAAAATGGAATTTTGTTCTCTAGCATTTTATTAATCTTCTCCGAAACATCAATTACAATCCCAATTGGAATAAATAACAACAACATCACTGTAAAAGTTGCTAAATATCTCTTTAAGATGTATTTGTCTATTATTGTCAGCATATATCTTTTATGTTTCATATTTCAAATTTCATGTTACCTCCGTAACCTTGAAACTTAAAACCAAAAAAACTTTAAACTTTTTATAGTCTTTGACTCATATTCTTAACCATCATTTCTTTCCATGGTCTAAAATCTCCTGCTAAGATATGTTTTCTTGCTTCACGAACCAACCACATATAAAAACCAAGATTATGAATAGTAGCGATTTGTTTTCCCAAATACTCATTGGCAGCAAACAAATGACGCAAATAAGCTTTTGTATATTCTGTATCTACAAATGTAATCCCCATTTCATCAATTGGAGAAAAATCTGCTTCCCACTTTTTATTCTTGATATTTATTGTCCCATTTGCAGTAAACAACATTCCGTTTCTTGCGTTACGTGTTGGCATAACACAATCAAACATATCAATACCCAAAGCAATATTTTCTAAGATATTAATTGGTGTTCCAACACCCATTAAATAACGAGGTTTATCTTCTGGCAATATTTCACAAACCACTTCTGTCATCGCATACATTTCTTCTGCTGGCTCTCCTACCGATAATCCACCGATAGCATTTCCTTGTTGCCCAGCATTAGCAATATATTCTGCCGACTGGCGACGTAAATCTTTATATGTACTTCCTTGAACTATAGGAAAAAAAGTTTGCTCATAACCATATTTAAAAGGCACTTTATCCAAATGATTAATACAACGATCTAACCAACGGTGTGTCATATGCATAGAACGTTGTGCATAACGGTAATCACAAGGATATGGTGTACATTCATCAAAAGCCATAATAATATCAGCACCAATGGTACGCTGAATTTCCATTACATTCTCTGGAGTAAAGAAATGGTAAGAACCATCAATATGTGATTTAAATTTCACACCTTCTTCTTTAATTTTTCTATTTGCAGATAATGAATACACTTGGTACCCACCAGAATCTGTCAATATATTTCTATCCCAGTTCATAAACTTATGCAAACCACCAGCTTTTTCAAGAATTTCTGTTTGTGGACGCAAATACAAATGGTATGTATTTCCAAGAATAATATCTGGATTTATATCATTTTTTAACTCCCTTTGGTGCACCCCTTTAACCGAAGCAACAGTACCAACAGGCATAAAAATAGGAGTTTCAATAACTCCGTGATCAGTAGTAATACTTCCCGCTCTAGCTTTAGATTGCGGATCTTTCTGTAATAAATCAAACTTCATATACACGTTTTTCAGTCGGCAAAGATAGTCTAATTTGAAAATTAGATAATTACATAAATCAAAAAATTAAAGATGTTTTATGAATTAATTTGGGCATATCCCTTCGGGTCGGGCTATTCGCTATATCTTTTGCTTAATTTTATTACGCAAAAGGATGTCGCACCTATCCCTTATGCAAAAAAAATCACCTAAATTTGAATTGCAATCATTGAATACAAATCGACCAGAATGAATTTATCACAAAAATTAGGATTCCCCGAAGACAGCAAACTATTAATCATTCATGCCGATGATGCTGGATTATCACATTCTGAAAATAGAGCAACAATTCAATCACTTCAAAACGGAATGGTGAATTCTTATAGCATTATGGTGCCTTGTCCATGGTTTTACGAAATGGCAAACTTTGCCATAGACAATCCACATTTTGACAATGGAATCCATTTAACACTTACTTGCGAATGGGAAAATTATAAATTTGGTCCAATATTACCCATTGCCGAAGTTTCATCATTAGTAGACAAAAATGGTTATTTTCATAAGAATAGAGCTGCCTTTGTAAATAATGCAAAACCAAATGAAATAGAAAAAGAGCTTCATGCTCAAATTCATAAAGCTCTTCATTTCGGATTAAATCCGACTCATCTCGATTCACATATGTGTAGCGTTGGAGTAACACCCGAAATTTTAGAAATCTACAAAAAATTAGGCAAGACATATAACTTACCTGTTTTCATTAATAAACAATTCATAGAATCAGTAAGCTTATCTGACGAAAAATACAATTATGAAAACACACTACTAGCCGACAATCTTCTTATTGGAAATTTTACTGACTTTGAAAAAGGAGAGCTTAAAAAATCTTATGAAAAAGCTTTAGAAAATACAAAACCAGGATTTAATGTCTTCTTGCTTCATCCTGCATTTGATGATAGTGAAATGCAGGGAATCGCAAAAAATCATCCCAATTTCGGTTCAGAATGGAGACAAATAGACCTCGATTATTTCACAAGTGAAGAATGTAAATCCAAAATCAAAGAAAACAACATACAATTAATCACTTGGAGAGAGATACAAAAAATCATCTAATCAAAATTACCTTTAAACTAAAACAAACGCTTTTTTTAGATATTATTTATGTTTTTTATCATAAAAACATACCAAGTTCATATATTTACTTTAAATAAAAAGAGAATAGAAACTAAACCAAATAAACACTATAATCTAAACAAAATGAATTTACCTTGCAAAAACTGCGACCAAGACTTTACAGGTAATTACTGCAATAACTGCGGACAATCAACCGAAACCCACAGATTGAATTTTCATTTCTTATGGCATGACATACAGCATGGGCTTTTTCATTTTGATAAAGGCGTATTGTACACTGCAAAGCAATTACTAACAAGACCAGGCGCCTCTATCAGAGAGTTTCTGGAAGGCAAAAGAGTAAAGCATTTTAAGCCTCTATCTCTCGTGATTATCTTGGCAACTATTTATGGTCTTTTATATCATTCCTTTCATATTAACATATTCAACGAAGTCGACCTTGGCAATTCACCAAATGAAAAAGTAATCTTTGAAAAAATTAATGAATGGATGTCCTCCCATTTTGCTTGGGCAACACTAATTACCATTCCTTTTTATGCCTTGGCAACTCTTATAACTTTTAGAAAACAAGGATATAATTTCATAGAACATTTAGTTCTCAATTCCTTTCTAGCTGCACAAAGACTTATTGTACATATCACAACATTTCCTCTTATTTATATTTATAATGGCACCCCATCTATAAGCAAAATAATGGCAATTATTACTTTTATAGACTTCGCATTAATGATTTGGGGATACACCCAATTTTTCAACAAAATAACAAAAGTAAAATCCTTTTTATTATCCATATTAAGCTATATCATTTTTTTCATCAGTATTTTCATATCAAGTATGATTATTGGAATCCTTGTGAAGTTAATTCTAAAACCATAACAATAATAAATATTTTCAAATATTACAAAGCCTGCCCAGTTTCTCTAAGCAGGCTTTTTTATAAATTCTACACTCAAAATTATAAACCCTGATAATCAACAACTGCACTTAATTAGAATCTTAAATATTCAAAAAATCATTTGTCTTAACCCCAAATAAAAATTACATTTGCAATAGTTTAACTTTTACACATAAAATGAAGCCTAACACACAACAATTAAGCGATTTAACTATCCAAGTAAGAAGAGATATTCTTCGAATGGTACATGCTGTCAACTCAGGACACCCAGGTGGGTCATTAGGTTGTACTGAATTTTTGGTGTCTTTATACCAAAATATCATGGACCGCAAAGAAGGTTTTGATATGGACGGGATTGGAGAAGATCTTTTCTTCCTTTCAAATGGCCATATTTCTCCAGTATTTTATAGCGTTTTAGCAAGAAGCGGTTATTTTCCAATTTCAGAATTAGCAACTTTTAGATTGCTTAACTCTCGTTTACAAGGGCATCCTACAACTCACGAAGGATTACCAGGAGTTCGTATTGCTTCAGGTTCATTAGGACAAGGATTATCTGTAGGAATTGGAGCTGCACAAGCTAAAAAACTAAATGGTGACAATCACATTGTATACACATTACATGGTGATGGAGAATTACAAGAAGGACAAAACTGGGAAGCTATCATGTATGCTTCTGCAAAAAAAGTAGACAACCTTATTTCGACTATCGATCTAAACGGAAAACAAATTGATGGAACTACAGATGAAGTTTTAGCAATGGGAAGCATTCGTGCTAAATTTGAAGCTTTTGATTGGGATGTTATCGACATTAAAGAAGGAAACAATATCGATGCTATATTAGCTGGTATGGCAGATGCCAAATCAAGAACTGGAAAAGGAAAACCTGTTTGTGTTTTATTACATACTGAAATGGGGAATGGTGTTGATTTTATGATGCATACACATGCTTGGCATGGTAAAGCTCCAAATAATGAGCAATTAGAAAATGCTTTAAATCAAAACACATCAACTTTAGCAGATTATTAAAAAAGCATTCAGTCTTTATACAATAAGCTATTATCTTATTATCTATAAAGTCTATTGCTTATAGCAACAAAAAAATGAAAAAATACACAAATACAGGAAGTAAAGATACTCGTTCAGGTTTTGGAGCGGGAATGACTGAATTAGGTCAAAAAAACGAGAATGTTGTTGCATTATGTGCTGATTTAATTGGTTCATTAAAATTTGATGACTTCAAGAAAAATCACCCAGAGCGTTTTTTCCAAATCGGAATTGCAGAAGCAAACATGATTGGAATTGCAGCAGGTTTAACTATCGGGGGTAAAATTCCATTTACAGGAACTTTCGCTAACTTTTCTACAGGAAGAGTTTACGACCAAATCCGTCAATCTGTAGCTTATTCAGATAAAAATGTAAAAATATGCGCCTCTCACGCTGGTTTAACACTAGGAGAAGACGGTGCAACACACCAAATCTTAGAAGATATTGGTTTAATGAAAATGTTGCCAGGAATGACTGTTATCAATACTTGTGATTACAATCAAACTAAAGCTGCAACACTTGCTTTAGCAGATCACCATGGTCCTGCATATTTACGTTTTGGACGTCCAGTTGTACCAAACTTTACTCCTGCTGACGAGCCTTTCGTAATCGGAAAAGCAATTTTATTAAATGAAGGTACTAATGTAACGATTGTTGCTACTGGGCATTTAGTTTGGGAAGCTCTTATTGCTGCAGAAGCATTAGAAGCAAAAGGAATCTCTGCTGAAGTAATCAATATTCACACAATCAAACCTCTTGATGAAGAAGCAATATTAAAATCTTTAGCAAAAACAAAATGTATTGTTACTGCAGAAGAGCACAACATACTTGGAGGTCTTGGAGAAAGCGTTTCTAGAGTATTAGCTTTAAACAATCCAGCACCACAAGAATTTGTAGCTGTTAATGATAGTTTTGGAGAATCAGGTACTCCTGAGCAATTAATGGAAAAATACAAATTAAACAATCAAGCTATTGTTGAAGCTGTAGAAAGAGTTATCAAAAGAAAATAATTTTCTTTTATACATTTTTATACATAAAACTAAAAACCTGCTCAATCGAGCAGGTTTTTTTATGCCTATATATTAAATGAACAGTAATTAATTAAAACTACTTACAAGACATATTATTTTATTTTTGAATAGTTGCTTACAAAGACAGAAATACTCTTTACAAAGCTCTTATTTCGCAAAATCATATAATAAGAACAGAAGAAACTTTATCATACTTTGTGTTAGCTTCTTTATGTGATTCTTCCTCCGTCGGAATGACAAGTTTGCGCATAAAGTAGCCCTACAATCCAGATTCCTTTGCAGCTTTGCAGCTCTGAACCTTTGCGTCTTTAAAATTAACATACTTTGTGTTAGCTTCTTTATGTGATTCCTCCTTCGTCGGAAGAACAAGTTTAGGGAGAGAACTTTGTCACTATGCTTAAAACTTAGCTCCTTAGAGCCTCGGTAGCTCAGAGCCTTAAAAGAACCTTTGTCACTTTTTAAAAATGCGATTCCTCCTTCGTCGGAATGACAAGTTTGGGGAGAGAACTTTGTCACTATGCTTATAAAACTTAGCACCTTAGAGCCTCAGTACCTCAGAGCCTTAAAAGAACCTCTGTCCCTTCCCTAAAAAAAGTTTAAAACAAAAAAAATCCCCATCAAATTCATGATGAGGATTCTAAAGAAAGGCGACGACATACTCTCCCACATAACTGCAGTACCATCTGCGCAGGCGGGCTTAACTACTCTGTTCGGGATGGGAAGAGGTGAGCCCCGCCGCAATAACCACCTTAAGGTCGTTAGTTGCTTTGGACAACTTTTCAATCGTTTGTTATCATCTAGGATAACAACCAATCAAACAATATCTTAACATACTGAGATAAAGAAACATAAATACTTTTAGAAAGTTTCTCCCCCACACCGAAGTGTGGGGAAAAGCGTACATAAGCTTACGGATTATTAGTACTACTCGACTATGACATTACTGCCTTTACATCTATAGCCTATCAACGTGGTCATCTCCCACGATCCTTAAAAGAAATCTCATCTTGTGGTGGGTTTCGCGCTTATATGCTTTCAGCGCTTATCCCTTCCAAACGTAGCTACTCTGCGGTGCTCCTGGCGGAACAACAGATACACTAGAGGTTTGTCCAATTCGGTCCTCTCGTACTAGAATCAGATCCACTCAAATTTCTTGCGCCCACAGTAGATAGAGACCGAACTGTCTCACGACGTTCTGAACCCAGCTCGCGTGCCACTTTAATGGGCGAACAGCCCAACCCTTGGGACCTTCTCCAGCCCCAGGATGTGACGAGCCGACATCGAGGTGCCAAACCCCCCCGTCGATATGAGCTCTTGGGGGAGATCAGCCTGTTATCCCCGGCGTACCTTTTATCCTTTGAGCGATGGCCCTTCCATGCGGAACCACCGGATCACTATGCTCTACTTTCGTACCTGATCGACCTGTATGTCTCTCAGTCAAGCTCCCTTATGCCATTGCACTCTACGCACGGTTACCAAGCGTACTGAGGGAACCTTTAGAAGCCTCCGTTACTCTTTTGGAGGCGACCACCCCAGTCAAACTACCCACCAAGCAATGTCCCCCGCAACGCGGGGTTAGGCCTCAGATAAACAAAGGGTTGTATTTCAACAATGACTCCACAACGCCTAGCGACGCCACTTCACAGTCTCCAACCTATCCTACACATCATTTATCCAAGGTCAATACTAAGCTATAGTAAAGGTGCACAGGGTCTTTTCGTCCCACTGCGGGTAAGCGGCATCTTCACCGCTACTACAATTTCACCGAGCTCATGGCTGAGACAGTGTCCAGATCGTTACACCATTCGTGCAGGTCGGAACTTACCCGACAAGGAATTTCGCTACCTTAGGACCGTTATAGTTACGGCCGCCGTTTACTGGGGCTTCAATTCAATGCTTCTCCGAAGATAACATCTCCTCTTAACCTTCCAGCACCGGGCAGGTGTCAGGCCCTATACTTCATCTTACGATTTTGCAGAGCCCTGTGTTTTTGATAAACAGTCGCCTGGACCTCTTCACTGCGGCCAGCATTGCTGCTGGCGACCTTTCTCCCGAAGTTACAGGTCTATTTTGCCTAATTCCTTAGCCATGAATCTCTCGAGCACCTTAGGATTCTCTCCTCGACTACCTGTGTCGGTTTGCGGTACGGGTACTTATTACCTGAAGTTTAGAGGTTTTTCTTGGAAGCCCTTAGGCGCACTATCTCTTTGACCGAAGTCTCCGAGTACTATCGTATTTCCCCAAGCCGTGTGGATTTGCCTGCACAGCTTATAGGTAGGTACTTCAACGAACTATTCCGTCAGTTCGCGGCGCTTTCATCACTCCGTCACCCCATCACAGTAATAAGTAGTACGGGAATATTAACCCGTGGTCCATCGACTGTCCCTTTCGGGTTCGCCTTAGGTCCCGACTAACCCACAGCTGATTAGCATAGCTGTGGAAACCTTAGTCTTTCGGTGTGCGGGTTTCTCGCCCGCATTATCGTTACTTATGCCTACATTTTCTTTTCTAACCAGTCCAGCATACCTTACGATACACCTTCAACCCTGTTAGAATGCTCCCCTACCACTTTGACCTAAGTCAAAATCCATAGCTTCGGTAATATGTTTATGCCCGATTATTATCCATGCTCGTCCGCTCGACTAGTGAGCTGTTACGCACTCTTTAAATGAATGGCTGCTTCCAAGCCAACATCCTAGCTGTCTGGGCAGACAAACCTCGTTCTTTCAACTTAACATATATTTGGGGACCTTAGCTGATGGTCTGGGTTCTTTCCCTCTCGGACTTGGACCTTAGCACCCAAGCCCTCACTGCTGAGAAACATTATATAGCATTCGGAGTTTGTCAGGAATTGGTAGGCGGTGAAGCCCCCGCATCCAATCAGTAGCTCTACCTCTATATAACTTTAAATTCAGCGCTGCACCTAAATGCATTTCGGGGAGTACGAGCTATTTCCGAGTTTGATTGGCCTTTCACCCCTACCCACAGGTCATCCGAAGACTTTTCAACGTCAACCGGTTCGGTCCTCCACTGTGTGTTACCACAGCTTCAACCTGCCCATGGGTAGATCACACGGTTTCGCGTCTAACACTACTGACTAAAGCGCCCTATTCAGACTCGCTTTCGCTACGGATCCGTGGCTTAACCACTTATCCTTGCCAGCAACGTTAACTCGTAGGCTCATTATGCAAAAGGCACGCCGTCACCCCACGAAAGGGCTCCGACCGCTTGTAAGCGTATGGTTTCAGGATCTATTTCACTCCGTTATTCACGGTTCTTTTCACCTTTCCCTCACGGTACTGGTTCACTATCGGTCTCTCAGGAGTATTTAGCCTTAGCGGATGGTCCCGCCAAATTCAGACAGGGTTTCACGTGCCCCGCCCTACTCAGGATACCACTATCCTTTACACTCATTACCTATACGGGACTATCACCCTCTATGGTTCTACTTTCCAGTAGATTCTAATTCTTTGTGCAAGAAATGTCGTGGTCCTACAACCCCAACATTGCCGTAACAACATTGGTTTGGGCTAATCCGCGTTCGCTCGCCACTACTTACGGAATCACTTTTGTTTTCTTCTCCTCCGCCTACTTAGATGTTTCAGTTCAGCGGGTTTGCCCACCTATCGGTGTACTATGTCTTCAACATAGTGGGTTGCCCCATTCAGGTATTTACGGATCAATTCGTGTGTGCCGATCCCCGTAACTTTTCGCAGCTTATCACGCCTTTCATCGCCTCTGAGAGCCAAGGCATCCCCCATACGCCCTTATTTTGCTTATTGTACCAGCCTTAAAATTAATTAAGACCGTTTTCTTTATTTACAGTATTACTACCGTCAATAAAAAATGCTTTCTACTTTTTATTATTTTCTTATCTCAATATGTCAATGAACTTTTTTCCTTTCGGAATAGTGGAGAATAACGGAGTCGAACCGTTGACCTCCTGCGTGCAAGGCAGGCGCTCTAGCCAGCTGAGCTAATCCCCCAATTTCAATTTTAGAATTTTGAATTCAGATTTTAAACCCTATTTCAGATTCAATTTCTTTTGGTGAATTCCAACTTCTAGAATTTCCTTTTTTTTAAGTTTAAAATAGTAGTCCCGGGCAGACTCGAACTGCCGACCCCTACATTATCAGTGTAGTACTCTAACCAGCTGAGCTACGAGACTCTGTTTTTACTTAAATTGTATTATTTGAACTAACAGCAGAGTAATATAATCTTTAGAGATGTAACAAATAGACATTTCGTCTTCTTTCCCTAGCGTGCATAAATGCTAACACTAAGGCTCTAGAAAGGAGGTGTTCCAGCCGCACCTTCCGGTACGGCTACCTTGTTACGACTTAGCCCTAGTTACCAGTTTTACCCTAGGCAGCTCCTTGCGGTCACCGACTTCAGGCACCCCCAGCTTCCATGGCTTGACGGGCGGTGTGTACAAGGCCCGGGAACGTATTCACCGGATCATGGCTGATATCCGATTACTAGCGATTCCAGCTTCACGGAGTCGAGTTGCAGACTCCGATCCGAACTGTGACCGGTTTTATAGATTCGCTCCTGGTCGCCCAGTGGCTGCTCTCTGTACCGGCCATTGTAGCACGTGTGTAGCCCAAGGCGTAAGGGCCGTGATGATTTGACGTCATCCCCACCTTCCTCACAGTTTGCACTGGCAGTCTTGTTAGAGTTCCCGACATGACTCGCTGGCAACTAACAACAGGGGTTGCGCTCGTTATAGGACTTAACCTGACACCTCACGGCACGAGCTGACGACAACCATGCAGCACCTTGTAATTTGTCTTGCGAAAAATCTGTTTCCAAATCGGTCAAACTACATTTAAGCCTTGGTAAGGTTCCTCGCGTATCATCGAATTAAACCACATGCTCCACCGCTTGTGCGGGCCCCCGTCAATTCCTTTGAGTTTCATTCTTGCGAACGTACTCCCCAGGTGGGATACTTATCACTTTCGCTTAGCCACTGAGATTGCTCCCAACAGCTAGTATCCATCGTTTACGGCGTGGACTACCAGGGTATCTAATCCTGTTCGCTACCCACGCTTTCGTCCATCAGCGTCAATCAATTAGTAGTAACCTGCCTTCGCAATTGGTATTCCATGTAATCTCTAAGCATTTCACCGCTACACTACATATTCTAGTTACTTCCTAATAATTCAAGTTTAGCAGTATCAATGGCCGTTCCACCGTTGAGCGATGGGCTTTCACCACTGACTTACTAAACCGCCTACGGACCCTTTAAACCCAATGATTCCGGATAACGCTTGGATCCTCCGTATTACCGCGGCTGCTGGCACGGAGTTAGCCGATCCTTATTCTTACAGTACCGTCAAGCTGGTTCACGAACCAGGGTTTCTTCCTGTATAAAAGCAGTTTACAATCCATAGGACCGTCATCCTGCACGCGGCATGGCTGGATCAGGCTTGCGCCCATTGTCCAATATTCCTCACTGCTGCCTCCCGTAGGAGTCTGGTCCGTGTCTCAGTACCAGTGTGGGGGATCTCCCTCTCAGGACCCCTACCCATCGTAGCCTTGGTAAGCCGTTACCTTACCAACTAGCTAATGGGACGCATGCTCATCTTTTACCGTTGTGACTTTAATAGTGACTTCATGCGAAGTTGCTATGCTATGAGGTATTAATCCAAATTTCTCTGGGCTATCCCTCTGTAAAAGGTAGATTGCATACGCGTTACGCACCCGTGCGCCGGTCTCTGCTTCCGAAGAAGCATACCCCTCGACTTGCATGTGTTAAGCCTGCCGCTAGCGTTCATCCTGAGCCAGGATCAAACTCTTCATCGTATATTTTTTATATTATATTGCGACTAATGATTCTATCGGTTATATTCAAATCTTGCGATTCTATTACTCTTTATTCTGTGTTTCGAAATCTCTTTCGAAACGGCTGTCAATTCAATATGTCTAGGAACGTGTTCTTTTTATTTGTGTCGCTTGTTTCTCAAAGCGGGTGCAAAAGTAGTGAACTTGTTTTTAACTGGCAAGACTTTTTTGAAGTTTTTTTTAAGAAATTTTTCTCTTAAAAATCATTCGTAAATCTTAGCAGTATTTCAAAGAACTCCGTGTTTTGCGGGGTGCAAATGTAACTTTCGTTTTCCAAACTCACAAGCTTTTTTTAATCTTTTTTCAGGAAAAATTTTCCGTTTGATTAAAGTCTCTTGTCAGTATTTCAGATGAACGTTTTTGTTTGTTGCGGGTGCAAAACTACCACCTTTATCTAGATAAACAATACTTTTCAATCACTATTTTTAGTTTATTTTAGCTTTAAGTCTTAACCATCTGATAACACCAACTTTACAAACTCTTTGTTTTTGTGTTTTGTGGGGGTTTTCCTCTATGGTGTTTAGATTGTCTTTGGTTTTGCTGGGGTTTCGAAGGTTTGGTTGTTTCTGTTTTGCTCCCCTAGCCCTGATAGCAGCGCAAATCCTTTCTCTTTTTCCTTTAAAAAGGGAAAGATTGAAGCGAATAGCAGGTTAAAGCTCCCGAAAATTGTACTGCTTACTTCTTTTTGCCTCTTCTCTCCTATTATATATAGCAAAAACACGCTCCTATATATAGTATCATAAAAAAAGCGACTCCTATATATTGCTCCATAAAAAAAGCGGCTACTATAATATATAGTAGCCGCTTTTATTTATCTAAACATTCAAACCTATGGTTTCTTTGCAGGAACAACAGGCTTAGCTGTATGATGTGCTTTATCAACATGTATTCTAAGTCTTCCTGGCGAAGTATAATCTGGCTCACCAGTTTCAGCATACTGTGGAATCCCATGAGGCTCTCTTTCATCAACTGGAGTAAGAGGATTATCTATCAAAATAGGATCATACGGATAATACTTACTTGCCCCTGGACTACCAACAGGCTTTGTAATTTCCAATTTAGTACTATAACCATCTCCATCGTCATCAACATCTAAGAAATCAGGAACTCCATCTCCATCTGTATCATCTGGATTAGCTAATTGTTTTGGATACTCTGTCGTATTACGCATATCACGCACATACCCATCTTTATTAATATCTTCTTGATATGAGAAAACTCCATCTCCATCATGATCCAAACGCTGTAATGCATATAGTTTAAAACTAAAAACTAAAGGCGCATAAGAAGGTATTGAACCTCCACCTCCAGCATAGTATGCTAACCCCGAAGGCAAGAACATAACACCAGCTCCAAAATCATTGTATTTTATTGAACCATTTCCTCCACCTACAGCCGTACCAACCTTAAAGTTTGGAAAAGTCTCCCCCCAACCCTTAATTGTTTGAAACAAATTTAAAAAATTCTGTGGAAATACTACTTCTTCAAATTGAGTAGCCGTAATAACAGAAGGATCTGTTGTTGTTGCAGCTTTTCTAGTTAGATAAGTCCCATTATATGACGTTAAAACTCCATCAACATTAATTGGCGACTCTCCTACTCCTTCACGCAACACCATAAAATACAATTTATACTCAATACCATGCAAATCTACAATCTTAGATTTTAAAGTTGGAAATGTAGGACTATCCAAATACGACATTATCGATTTCTGGTTAGCTGCATCTGTAATTTTCTCAATTTTCACATTTTGATCCTCAGCTTCACCTGGTTTATTAGTAATCGTTATAAAATTATTTTTTAAATAATCTTCAATATCAGCAATATCTGTATTATACTGCTCTTTATAATCCCTTAAAGGCTCTACAGACGCAGAATCGCTTTTCGAACAAGAAAATAAAGAGAGAGTTGTAA encodes:
- a CDS encoding FKBP-type peptidylprolyl isomerase, encoding MNKIKFYFILTITTLSLFSCSKSDSASVEPLRDYKEQYNTDIADIEDYLKNNFITITNKPGEAEDQNVKIEKITDAANQKSIMSYLDSPTFPTLKSKIVDLHGIEYKLYFMVLREGVGESPINVDGVLTSYNGTYLTRKAATTTDPSVITATQFEEVVFPQNFLNLFQTIKGWGETFPNFKVGTAVGGGNGSIKYNDFGAGVMFLPSGLAYYAGGGGSIPSYAPLVFSFKLYALQRLDHDGDGVFSYQEDINKDGYVRDMRNTTEYPKQLANPDDTDGDGVPDFLDVDDDGDGYSTKLEITKPVGSPGASKYYPYDPILIDNPLTPVDEREPHGIPQYAETGEPDYTSPGRLRIHVDKAHHTAKPVVPAKKP